A part of Gossypium hirsutum isolate 1008001.06 chromosome A07, Gossypium_hirsutum_v2.1, whole genome shotgun sequence genomic DNA contains:
- the LOC107932928 gene encoding uncharacterized protein isoform X1, with translation MSDEGEKTCPLCAEEMDLTDQQLKPCRCGYEICVWCWHHIMDMAEKDDTEGRCPACRSAYDKERIVGTAAKCERMVAEINMDRKMKSHKAKTKSSEGRKQLSSVRVIQRNLVYIVGLPLNLADEDLLQRRDYFGQYGKVLKVSMSRTAAGVIQQFPNNTCSVYITYSKEEEAVRCIQSVHGFVLDGRPLKACFGTTKYCHAWLRNVPCSNPDCLYLHEIGSQEDSFTKDEIISAYTRVQQITGATNNMQRRPGNMLPPPADDYCPNSSASAAKLITKSSPNNTTVTVPKSSPPNGSSGRSIALPAGASWGMRALNQPQPVSLACTNGPPKQNSDTVSSTLPFSSAVTNTNQACSLHTDVIIKKPSEEIHPMHTKGKPDLLKPLKQSAGLDCRIATLEKPTSPERVTASKSLSNQLSCTAAANHDDQGTNIPSTITSTTFDNGGQTLISSGEKAAIISNIDGDTQRSCSDMSSTLTLDGNVLNGHSDDVRPSSSSSEHGCSSSPSNQGLQQSHIDYYREPLNTAAAGSSVTSPNGVCVSKEQSVWKTDARIQAEKNTSSEVEEDILSFDNQRLKDPEVITRSSYVPNSPISLHLSNHSRSHSLQHNEAIGAVNLNADTLLVDDKARDNSCHQGANVSSLSNGYLDKYVSSSIGSDITIEGPPLLSNEEKGKQLGRILAKSQSNDANDTGESNIISNILSLDFDTWDESLTSPQNLAKLLGDSDKQVNPLKLSSSWKAPNHNQSRFSFARQEDSKYRLADVESSFNIYGQMPQNHPSGQDFTDNRDSYLSKFGVSNGLYSCNFEESDNFSSSPSVFSNKLSAASRAQIPVPPGFSVPSRAPPPGFSSIERVNHAFDATSGNHLMDSSSLLRNSYQAPQSGGIGGPGDIEFIDPAILAVGKGRIQGGLNNSGLDMRSNFLQQLGPYENEARFQLLMQRSLSPHQNLRYDVGDSFSSLNDSYGIPSRLMDQSQVNNMSAFAQLNLQQSRNTHNMSNGHWDGWNEVQGGNGLGVAELLRNERLGFNKFYSGYEDSKYRMAASGDLYNRTFGM, from the exons ATGAGTGACGAGGGAGAAAAGACCTGCCCCCTTTGCGCGGAAGAGATGGATTTGACTGATCAGCAACTCAAGCCCTGCAGATGTGGCTATGAg ATATGTGTTTGGTGTTGGCATCACATAATGGATATGGCTGAGAAGGATGATACAGAGGGGAGGTGTCCAGCATGTCGTAGTGCTTATGATAAAGAAAGGATAGTAGGGACGGCTGCTAAATGTGAGAG AATGGTTGCTGAAATTAATATGGACAGAAAAATGAAGTCACACAAGGCAAAGACTAAATCATCCGAAGGAAGGAAGCAACTGAGTAGTGTGCGAGTTATTCAAAGGAATCTTGTTTACATAGTTGGGTTGCCACTTAATCTGGCAGATGAAGAT CTTCTCCAACGTAGAGATTATTTTGGACAATATGGGAAAGTTCTAAAAGTATCTATGTCTCGGACTGCAGCCGGTGTCATTCAGCAATTTCCAAACAATACATGTAGTGT ATATATTACTTACTCAAAAGAGGAGGAAGCGGTTCGGTGTATCCAGTCTGTACATGGGTTTGTCTTGGATGGTAGACCATTAAA GGCATGCTTTGGTACAACAAAGTATTGTCATGCATGGCTGAGAAATGTG CCTTGCAGCAATCCTGATTGtctatatttgcatgagattggttcTCAAGAGGATAGTTTCACAAAAGATGAAATTATATCAGCATACACAAG GGTTCAACAAATAACTGGTGCAACAAACAATATGCAACGGCGTCCTGGAAATATGCTACCTCCACCGGCAGATGATTATTGCCCCAACAGTTCTGCATCTGCAGCAAAACTGATTACTAAAAGTTCTCCAAAT AATACAACAGTGACTGTTCCTAAAAGTTCTCCCCCAAATGGAAGCTCTGGTAGATCTATTGCTCTTCCTGCCGGGGCATCATG GGGAATGCGAGCTTTAAACCAACCACAACCGGTCAGTTTAGCATGTACAAATGGACCTCCTAAGCAGAATTCTGACACTGTCAGCAGCACATTACCATTTTCATCTGCTGTAACAAACACCAATCAAGCTTGTTCGTTACATACTGATGTTATTATAAAGAAGCCATCTGAGGAGATTCATCCTATGCATACAAAGGGTAAACCTGATTTGTTAAAACCTTTGAAACAGAGTGCTGGTTTAGATTGTCGAATTGCCACACTAGAGAAACCTACTTCACCTGAACGAGTTACTGCTTCCAAATCGTTGAGCAACCAGTTATCTTGTACAGCAGCAGCCAATCATGATGACCAGGGCACTAATATACCATCAACTATTACAAGCACCACTTTTGATAATGGTGGGCAGACTCTTATTTCCTCTGGTGAGAAAGCGGCAATAATTTCCAATATTGACGGGGACACACAGAGGTCGTGCTCTGATATGTCGTCAACATTGACCTTGGATGGGAACGTCTTGAATGGACATTCTGATGATGTTAGACCTAGCAGTTCCTCTTCTGAACATGGATGTAGCAGTTCACCCAGTAATCAGGGGTTACAACAATCTCATATTGATTACTATCGAGAACCATTAAATACAGCAGCTGCTGGGAGTTCTGTGACATCTCCCAATGGGGTGTGTGTCTCAAAAGAGCAGTCTGTTTGGAAAACTGATGCACGTATTCAAGCTGAGAAAAATACTAGTTCTGAAGTAGAGGAAGACATATTGTCTTTTGATAATCAAAGACTCAAGGATCCAGAAGTCATTACTCGTTCAAGTTATGTGCCAAATTCACCAATTTCGCTCCATTTATCAAATCATTCTAGGTCCCATTCTTTGCAACATAATGAAGCTATTGGTGCCGTTAATTTGAATGCTGATACTCTCTTGGTAGATGATAAAGCACGTGACAATTCATGTCATCAGGGAGCTAATGTTTCTTCTTTGTCTAATGGATACCTTGACAAGTACGTAAGCAGTAGTATTGGTTCTGATATTACAATAGAAGGTCCCCCTCTGCTTTCAAATGAAGAGAAAGGGAAGCAGTTGGGAAGAATCCTTGCCAAGTCTCAGAGCAACGATGCTAATGATACTGGAGAGAGCAACATAATTTCAAACATATTGTCACTAGATTTTGATACATGGGATGAGTCCTTGACTTCTCCTCAGAACTTGGCAAAATTGTTGGGAGACAGTGACAAGCAGGTCAATCCTCTCAAACTATCTAGTTCGTGGAAAGCACCAAATCACAATCAATCCAGATTCTCATTTGCCAGACAGGAGGATTCTAAATATCGTCTCGCTGATGTTGAGTCCTCTTTTAATATTTATGGGCAAATGCCACAGAACCATCCTTCTGGCCAAGATTTTACAGACAACAGGGATTCCTATCTTAGCAAATTTGGAGTTTCTAATGGTTTATATTCCTGTAACTTTGAGGAATCTGACAATTTTTCTAGTAGTCCTTCAGTTTTTTCCAATAAGCTTTCTG CAGCTTCAAGAGCTCAAATTCCAGTCCCTCCTGGATTCTCTGTTCCTAGCAGGGCGCCACCTCCAGGCTTTTCTTCAATTGAGAGAGTAAACCATGCTTTTGACGCCACATCGG GTAATCATTTGATGGACTCTTCATCCCTATTAAGAAATTCTTATCAGGCTCCTCAAAGTGGCGGTATTGGTGGCCCTGGGGATATAGAGTTTATAGATCCCGCAATTTTGGCAGTTGGTAAGGGTAGAATTCAGGGAGGTCTCAACAATTCAGGCTTAGACATGAGATCAAATTTTCTTCAACAGTTGGGTCCGTATGAAAACGAGGCCAGATTCCAACTATTGATGCAGAGATCGCTTTCTCCTCATCAGAACTTAAGATATGATGTTGGGGATAGCTTTTCATCTCTGAATGACTCTTATGGAATTCCTTCTAGGCTAATGGATCAGTCACAAGTTAACAATATGTCCGCATTTGCACAGTTGAATCTCCAACAGTCGAGAAATACACATAACATGTCAAATGGACATTGGGACGGATGGAATGAGGTCCAGGGTGGTAACGGCCTTGGTGTGGCAGAGCTCCTAAGAAATGAAAGACTGGGATTTAATAAGTTCTATTCCGGGTATGAAGATTCAAAGTATAGGATGGCTGCATCAGGGGATCTATATAACAGAACATTTGGGATGTGA
- the LOC107932928 gene encoding uncharacterized protein isoform X2 produces MSDEGEKTCPLCAEEMDLTDQQLKPCRCGYEICVWCWHHIMDMAEKDDTEGRCPACRSAYDKERIVGTAAKCERMVAEINMDRKMKSHKAKTKSSEGRKQLSSVRVIQRNLVYIVGLPLNLADEDLLQRRDYFGQYGKVLKVSMSRTAAGVIQQFPNNTCSVYITYSKEEEAVRCIQSVHGFVLDGRPLKACFGTTKYCHAWLRNVPCSNPDCLYLHEIGSQEDSFTKDEIISAYTRVQQITGATNNMQRRPGNMLPPPADDYCPNSSASAAKLITKSSPNNTTVTVPKSSPPNGSSGRSIALPAGASWGMRALNQPQPVSLACTNGPPKQNSDTVSSTLPFSSAVTNTNQACSLHTDVIIKKPSEEIHPMHTKGKPDLLKPLKQSAGLDCRIATLEKPTSPERVTASKSLSNQLSCTAAANHDDQGTNIPSTITSTTFDNGGQTLISSGEKAAIISNIDGDTQRSCSDMSSTLTLDGNVLNGHSDDVRPSSSSSEHGCSSSPSNQGLQQSHIDYYREPLNTAAAGSSVTSPNGVCVSKEQSVWKTDARIQAEKNTSSEVEEDILSFDNQRLKDPEVITRSSYVPNSPISLHLSNHSRSHSLQHNEAIGAVNLNADTLLVDDKARDNSCHQGANVSSLSNGYLDKYVSSSIGSDITIEGPPLLSNEEKGKQLGRILAKSQSNDANDTGESNIISNILSLDFDTWDESLTSPQNLAKLLGDSDKQVNPLKLSSSWKAPNHNQSRFSFARQEDSKYRLADVESSFNIYGQMPQNHPSGQDFTDNRDSYLSKFGVSNGLYSCNFEESDNFSSSPSVFSNKLSASRAQIPVPPGFSVPSRAPPPGFSSIERVNHAFDATSGNHLMDSSSLLRNSYQAPQSGGIGGPGDIEFIDPAILAVGKGRIQGGLNNSGLDMRSNFLQQLGPYENEARFQLLMQRSLSPHQNLRYDVGDSFSSLNDSYGIPSRLMDQSQVNNMSAFAQLNLQQSRNTHNMSNGHWDGWNEVQGGNGLGVAELLRNERLGFNKFYSGYEDSKYRMAASGDLYNRTFGM; encoded by the exons ATGAGTGACGAGGGAGAAAAGACCTGCCCCCTTTGCGCGGAAGAGATGGATTTGACTGATCAGCAACTCAAGCCCTGCAGATGTGGCTATGAg ATATGTGTTTGGTGTTGGCATCACATAATGGATATGGCTGAGAAGGATGATACAGAGGGGAGGTGTCCAGCATGTCGTAGTGCTTATGATAAAGAAAGGATAGTAGGGACGGCTGCTAAATGTGAGAG AATGGTTGCTGAAATTAATATGGACAGAAAAATGAAGTCACACAAGGCAAAGACTAAATCATCCGAAGGAAGGAAGCAACTGAGTAGTGTGCGAGTTATTCAAAGGAATCTTGTTTACATAGTTGGGTTGCCACTTAATCTGGCAGATGAAGAT CTTCTCCAACGTAGAGATTATTTTGGACAATATGGGAAAGTTCTAAAAGTATCTATGTCTCGGACTGCAGCCGGTGTCATTCAGCAATTTCCAAACAATACATGTAGTGT ATATATTACTTACTCAAAAGAGGAGGAAGCGGTTCGGTGTATCCAGTCTGTACATGGGTTTGTCTTGGATGGTAGACCATTAAA GGCATGCTTTGGTACAACAAAGTATTGTCATGCATGGCTGAGAAATGTG CCTTGCAGCAATCCTGATTGtctatatttgcatgagattggttcTCAAGAGGATAGTTTCACAAAAGATGAAATTATATCAGCATACACAAG GGTTCAACAAATAACTGGTGCAACAAACAATATGCAACGGCGTCCTGGAAATATGCTACCTCCACCGGCAGATGATTATTGCCCCAACAGTTCTGCATCTGCAGCAAAACTGATTACTAAAAGTTCTCCAAAT AATACAACAGTGACTGTTCCTAAAAGTTCTCCCCCAAATGGAAGCTCTGGTAGATCTATTGCTCTTCCTGCCGGGGCATCATG GGGAATGCGAGCTTTAAACCAACCACAACCGGTCAGTTTAGCATGTACAAATGGACCTCCTAAGCAGAATTCTGACACTGTCAGCAGCACATTACCATTTTCATCTGCTGTAACAAACACCAATCAAGCTTGTTCGTTACATACTGATGTTATTATAAAGAAGCCATCTGAGGAGATTCATCCTATGCATACAAAGGGTAAACCTGATTTGTTAAAACCTTTGAAACAGAGTGCTGGTTTAGATTGTCGAATTGCCACACTAGAGAAACCTACTTCACCTGAACGAGTTACTGCTTCCAAATCGTTGAGCAACCAGTTATCTTGTACAGCAGCAGCCAATCATGATGACCAGGGCACTAATATACCATCAACTATTACAAGCACCACTTTTGATAATGGTGGGCAGACTCTTATTTCCTCTGGTGAGAAAGCGGCAATAATTTCCAATATTGACGGGGACACACAGAGGTCGTGCTCTGATATGTCGTCAACATTGACCTTGGATGGGAACGTCTTGAATGGACATTCTGATGATGTTAGACCTAGCAGTTCCTCTTCTGAACATGGATGTAGCAGTTCACCCAGTAATCAGGGGTTACAACAATCTCATATTGATTACTATCGAGAACCATTAAATACAGCAGCTGCTGGGAGTTCTGTGACATCTCCCAATGGGGTGTGTGTCTCAAAAGAGCAGTCTGTTTGGAAAACTGATGCACGTATTCAAGCTGAGAAAAATACTAGTTCTGAAGTAGAGGAAGACATATTGTCTTTTGATAATCAAAGACTCAAGGATCCAGAAGTCATTACTCGTTCAAGTTATGTGCCAAATTCACCAATTTCGCTCCATTTATCAAATCATTCTAGGTCCCATTCTTTGCAACATAATGAAGCTATTGGTGCCGTTAATTTGAATGCTGATACTCTCTTGGTAGATGATAAAGCACGTGACAATTCATGTCATCAGGGAGCTAATGTTTCTTCTTTGTCTAATGGATACCTTGACAAGTACGTAAGCAGTAGTATTGGTTCTGATATTACAATAGAAGGTCCCCCTCTGCTTTCAAATGAAGAGAAAGGGAAGCAGTTGGGAAGAATCCTTGCCAAGTCTCAGAGCAACGATGCTAATGATACTGGAGAGAGCAACATAATTTCAAACATATTGTCACTAGATTTTGATACATGGGATGAGTCCTTGACTTCTCCTCAGAACTTGGCAAAATTGTTGGGAGACAGTGACAAGCAGGTCAATCCTCTCAAACTATCTAGTTCGTGGAAAGCACCAAATCACAATCAATCCAGATTCTCATTTGCCAGACAGGAGGATTCTAAATATCGTCTCGCTGATGTTGAGTCCTCTTTTAATATTTATGGGCAAATGCCACAGAACCATCCTTCTGGCCAAGATTTTACAGACAACAGGGATTCCTATCTTAGCAAATTTGGAGTTTCTAATGGTTTATATTCCTGTAACTTTGAGGAATCTGACAATTTTTCTAGTAGTCCTTCAGTTTTTTCCAATAAGCTTTCTG CTTCAAGAGCTCAAATTCCAGTCCCTCCTGGATTCTCTGTTCCTAGCAGGGCGCCACCTCCAGGCTTTTCTTCAATTGAGAGAGTAAACCATGCTTTTGACGCCACATCGG GTAATCATTTGATGGACTCTTCATCCCTATTAAGAAATTCTTATCAGGCTCCTCAAAGTGGCGGTATTGGTGGCCCTGGGGATATAGAGTTTATAGATCCCGCAATTTTGGCAGTTGGTAAGGGTAGAATTCAGGGAGGTCTCAACAATTCAGGCTTAGACATGAGATCAAATTTTCTTCAACAGTTGGGTCCGTATGAAAACGAGGCCAGATTCCAACTATTGATGCAGAGATCGCTTTCTCCTCATCAGAACTTAAGATATGATGTTGGGGATAGCTTTTCATCTCTGAATGACTCTTATGGAATTCCTTCTAGGCTAATGGATCAGTCACAAGTTAACAATATGTCCGCATTTGCACAGTTGAATCTCCAACAGTCGAGAAATACACATAACATGTCAAATGGACATTGGGACGGATGGAATGAGGTCCAGGGTGGTAACGGCCTTGGTGTGGCAGAGCTCCTAAGAAATGAAAGACTGGGATTTAATAAGTTCTATTCCGGGTATGAAGATTCAAAGTATAGGATGGCTGCATCAGGGGATCTATATAACAGAACATTTGGGATGTGA